In a single window of the Nicotiana tomentosiformis chromosome 10, ASM39032v3, whole genome shotgun sequence genome:
- the LOC138899770 gene encoding uncharacterized protein yields MPTGKLAKWKILLSEFDIVYITQKAIKGQILADHLAENLVDEDYEPLNTYFPNEEVLFAGEDIAKSYLEWRIFFDGVANFKGVRIGAVLISESGQHYPALAKIRFPCTNNMAEYEACILGIKMAVDMNVKELLVIGDYNLLIHQVQGEWSTKNVNILPYLHFVKELCKKFTKIEFKHVPRIQNEFTNAIASLSSMIQHPDKNYIHFIEV; encoded by the coding sequence ATGCCTACcggaaagctagctaaatggaAAATTCTCCTCAGCGAATTTGATATTGTGTACATAACCCAAAAGGCTATCAAAGGACAAATTTTAGCCGACCACCTCGCCGAAAATCTGGTGGATGAGGATTACGAGCCACTTAATACGTATTTTCCCAATGAAGAAGTGTTATTTGCTGGAGAAGATATTGCAAAATCGTACCTTGAGTGGAGAATATTTTTTGATGGAgtagcaaacttcaaaggagtcagAATTGGGGCAGTACTGATTTCAGAATCTGGACAGCATTATCCCGCATtggcaaagataagattcccttgtaccaataatatggctgaatacgaagcatgcatccttgggatcaaaatggcagtcgacatgaatgtcaaagaacttttggtcataggagattaCAATTTGTTGATACACCAGGTCCAAGGGGAATGGTCCACCAAGAATGTCAATATACTTCCATACCTGCACTTTGTGAAAGAGTTGTGCAAGAAGTTTacaaagattgagttcaagcacgtCCCCAGGATTCAGAACGAGTTCACTAATGCCATTGCATCCCTATCATCTATGATCcagcatccagacaagaactaTATCCACTTTATCGAGGTATAG